A stretch of Roseibium porphyridii DNA encodes these proteins:
- a CDS encoding ABC transporter ATP-binding protein: protein MTVRLDVQGISHRFGKKTALNDVCFKLNPGTFCALLGPNGAGKSTLFSIMTRLFVPDAGQVLVDGYSLAREPGKALACIGVVFQQPTLDLDLTVWRNLKYFAALHGMSGAEADKRITACLERVNMAERVGEKVRALNGGHRRRMEIARALIHDPQVLLLDEPTVGLDAATRQSITAYVHDLARERDLAVLWATHLVDEINDEDRLVVLHEGRICADGHAGEIATGRSLQSRFLELTGDNE from the coding sequence GTGACGGTTCGCCTTGATGTTCAGGGCATCTCGCATCGATTTGGAAAAAAGACTGCCCTGAACGATGTCTGTTTTAAACTGAACCCCGGGACATTTTGCGCTCTTCTCGGTCCGAACGGAGCCGGGAAGAGCACCTTGTTTTCAATAATGACCCGGCTGTTTGTCCCTGATGCCGGTCAAGTCCTGGTTGATGGCTATTCGCTGGCGCGTGAACCCGGAAAGGCACTTGCATGCATCGGTGTCGTGTTCCAGCAGCCGACGCTCGACCTGGACCTTACGGTGTGGCGCAATCTCAAGTATTTCGCAGCCCTTCACGGAATGTCGGGCGCTGAGGCTGACAAGCGGATCACGGCATGCCTGGAGCGTGTAAACATGGCAGAGCGTGTCGGTGAAAAGGTCAGGGCACTCAATGGCGGACACAGGCGACGAATGGAAATTGCCCGTGCGTTGATCCACGATCCGCAGGTTCTCTTGCTCGATGAACCCACAGTTGGACTTGATGCTGCTACCAGGCAGTCGATCACAGCTTATGTTCATGATCTGGCACGCGAGCGGGATCTCGCAGTCCTGTGGGCAACGCATCTGGTTGATGAGATCAATGACGAAGATCGACTTGTCGTGCTTCATGAGGGCAGAATTTGCGCTGATGGACATGCGGGAGAAATTGCGACGGGCAGATCGCTTCAGTCTCGTTTTCTGGAGCTGACTGGAGACAACGAATGA
- a CDS encoding YVTN family beta-propeller repeat protein: protein MRRLWPIIGLAAGMGLTSALADEIWVSNEKDDTISVIDIDTLEVVRTIDVGERPRGITFAIDHSVLYLCASDSDTVQVIDPETGKILHELPSGEDPEQFVLHPDNRHLYIANEDDAITTVVDTETKRVVAQIDVGIEPEGMAVSPDGEIAITTSETTNMAHWIDTSTQELFANTIVDQRPRHAEFTLDGSELWVSSEIGGTITVFDRESQQEKAKIEFEIQGIHPDRVQPVGFEMTRDGKHVFVALGPSNHVAVVDPKTYEVTDYILVGRRVWHMAFNGDESLLFTTNGLSGDVTVIDVAELAPIKSIKVGRFPWGAAFRPTN, encoded by the coding sequence ATGCGAAGGTTATGGCCAATCATTGGGCTCGCAGCCGGGATGGGGCTGACGTCTGCACTGGCTGACGAGATTTGGGTGTCCAACGAAAAAGACGACACGATCAGTGTGATCGACATCGACACACTCGAAGTTGTCCGCACGATCGACGTTGGCGAAAGGCCACGCGGCATCACATTCGCCATCGACCATTCCGTGCTCTACCTATGCGCATCCGACAGCGACACGGTGCAGGTCATAGACCCGGAAACGGGCAAGATTCTGCACGAACTTCCATCCGGTGAAGACCCGGAACAGTTCGTGTTGCACCCGGACAACCGACATCTTTACATCGCCAACGAGGATGACGCGATCACAACCGTGGTGGACACTGAGACAAAACGTGTTGTGGCACAGATCGATGTTGGAATTGAACCGGAAGGGATGGCGGTCTCGCCGGATGGAGAGATTGCGATCACGACATCCGAGACGACCAACATGGCTCATTGGATCGACACCAGTACGCAGGAACTGTTCGCCAACACGATTGTCGATCAGCGCCCGCGCCATGCGGAGTTCACACTTGACGGTTCGGAACTCTGGGTCAGCTCGGAGATTGGCGGCACGATCACGGTTTTCGACAGGGAAAGCCAGCAGGAAAAGGCCAAGATAGAATTCGAGATACAGGGCATCCATCCCGATCGTGTTCAGCCTGTCGGTTTTGAAATGACGCGCGATGGCAAACACGTGTTCGTTGCTCTCGGTCCGTCAAATCATGTGGCTGTTGTCGATCCAAAAACCTATGAAGTGACCGACTACATCCTGGTCGGTCGCAGGGTTTGGCACATGGCATTCAACGGTGACGAGAGCCTGCTTTTTACCACCAATGGCCTTTCTGGAGATGTCACCGTTATTGATGTTGCCGAACTGGCGCCCATCAAATCGATCAAGGTGGGCCGCTTCCCGTGGGGAGCGGCGTTCCGGCCAACAAACTGA
- a CDS encoding ABC transporter substrate-binding protein, whose translation MIIRSIAKYLVILWVCCGAAYAEVAVTIGYLEQLEPQPPVLSNLDPVPADEGLAGAGIGLKDNATTGRFLKQTYALEARIVEEGGDFAAAARDLLSITPFIIVKAPRDKLLALADLPEANAAVIFNVSANDTDLRDASCRANVLHTLPSRAMLTDALAQFGVRKKWTDWVVIAGPNPKDQAYADALERSAKKFGVSIHESKVWDVDADMRRTAFQELPLFTQDFPEHDLLVVADETDDFGRYVPMNLWQPRPVAGTEGLVPTAWHRTVEQWGAAQLQKRFDRAADRPMRSVDYAAWAAMRAIGEAVTRTNQADAAAIRGYLLSDKFELAGFKGRPLTFRSWNGQLRQPIPLIHSRALVAQAPLEGFLHQRTELDTLGIDEAESACTAYRE comes from the coding sequence ATGATTATCAGGTCGATCGCGAAATACTTAGTGATATTATGGGTTTGTTGCGGTGCGGCATATGCTGAAGTTGCCGTTACGATCGGTTATCTGGAGCAATTGGAACCACAACCTCCGGTACTCTCAAATCTCGACCCGGTTCCCGCCGATGAGGGTTTGGCGGGTGCAGGAATTGGCCTAAAGGACAATGCAACGACCGGCCGCTTTTTGAAGCAGACTTATGCGCTGGAGGCACGGATCGTGGAAGAAGGCGGAGACTTTGCTGCCGCCGCGCGTGACCTGCTGTCGATCACACCCTTTATCATCGTCAAGGCACCCAGGGACAAGTTATTGGCATTGGCGGATCTGCCGGAAGCCAACGCTGCGGTCATCTTCAATGTGAGCGCGAACGACACGGATCTGAGGGATGCATCTTGCCGGGCAAATGTTTTGCACACTCTGCCTTCAAGGGCCATGCTGACTGATGCTCTTGCCCAATTCGGCGTTCGCAAGAAATGGACGGACTGGGTCGTGATTGCCGGACCAAACCCAAAAGACCAGGCCTATGCCGATGCTCTTGAGAGGTCGGCAAAGAAATTCGGTGTGAGCATCCATGAAAGCAAGGTCTGGGATGTTGATGCGGACATGCGTCGTACTGCCTTCCAGGAATTGCCCTTGTTCACGCAGGATTTTCCCGAGCATGACCTTTTGGTTGTTGCCGATGAGACGGATGACTTCGGCCGGTACGTCCCCATGAACTTGTGGCAACCCAGGCCGGTTGCCGGAACAGAGGGGCTGGTTCCCACTGCATGGCACAGGACTGTGGAACAATGGGGCGCTGCGCAACTGCAAAAGCGTTTCGATAGGGCCGCAGACAGGCCAATGCGATCCGTCGACTATGCGGCTTGGGCGGCAATGCGGGCGATCGGAGAGGCTGTTACACGTACAAACCAGGCGGATGCCGCAGCCATACGCGGGTACCTGCTTTCGGACAAATTCGAGTTGGCCGGATTCAAGGGCAGGCCACTGACCTTCCGGTCTTGGAATGGCCAATTGCGCCAGCCGATCCCGCTCATACATTCGCGTGCGTTGGTGGCACAGGCCCCGCTGGAGGGGTTCCTCCATCAGCGCACCGAGCTCGATACCCTTGGAATAGACGAAGCGGAAAGCGCGTGTACCGCGTATAGGGAGTGA
- the pedF gene encoding cytochrome c-550 PedF translates to MNFRKCMLGIFAAGTALSLTSLDPMGRVEAHGDVAPQAVDTAGLPDLGEEWLLENPWRDPDSEFWALAVKVGASGYNQNCARCHGLEVISGGLAPDLRYLEADDFGDEWYLERYQNGYTQNGITKMPAFGELLGQEAAWAIRTYVETRPDEGALDPHSERLKAIRDVIKELSEKSIPAAEAESTIAPLRLEMEEIANSLETGSGAPRADSVASRAVLQLDGSDDSLKKTAEILTIGLSAAE, encoded by the coding sequence ATGAATTTTCGCAAATGCATGCTGGGCATCTTTGCGGCTGGAACCGCCCTTTCCCTGACATCACTTGACCCGATGGGACGTGTGGAAGCTCATGGCGATGTAGCGCCACAGGCGGTCGATACGGCCGGTCTTCCTGATCTCGGCGAAGAGTGGCTCCTGGAAAATCCCTGGAGAGATCCAGACAGTGAATTCTGGGCGCTGGCGGTCAAGGTCGGCGCGTCGGGCTATAATCAGAATTGTGCACGCTGCCATGGCCTGGAGGTGATTTCCGGCGGGCTGGCCCCCGACCTCAGATATCTGGAGGCCGACGACTTCGGGGACGAATGGTACTTGGAGCGGTACCAGAACGGCTACACTCAGAACGGCATTACCAAGATGCCGGCATTCGGCGAATTGCTCGGCCAGGAAGCAGCATGGGCCATTCGCACTTATGTTGAAACGCGGCCAGACGAAGGCGCACTTGATCCACATTCGGAGCGTTTGAAGGCAATACGAGATGTGATCAAGGAACTCTCCGAAAAGTCCATCCCTGCAGCTGAAGCTGAAAGCACGATCGCACCGCTCCGCTTGGAAATGGAGGAAATTGCCAATTCCCTGGAAACAGGTTCCGGCGCTCCTCGAGCGGATTCCGTTGCATCCCGGGCCGTCCTGCAGTTGGATGGTTCAGATGACAGTCTTAAGAAAACCGCTGAGATACTGACGATCGGACTATCGGCCGCCGAATAA
- a CDS encoding transporter substrate-binding domain-containing protein, with amino-acid sequence MFKLARQAAIAVLAMITMAGTDAFAQNCENVRFGDEAERKPQNVGRDIVGRSLDDIQERGSIKIAVYEDFPPFSYKENGILKGVDIEIGKLIAADLGVEAQFIVTAADENVDGDLRNNVWRGKLIGGQISNVMLHVPYDRELGCRNEMVVLNGQYYNEQLAIAYRKDAYPEDPPVPAYFRFDTVGVENDTLSDFYLTGFARGQLVSNMRRYPSASDAMSALANGEVMAVMAPLSQLEHDLTEGLAVHSPPFPGLAKSSWTLGLAVRHNWRPLSYAVDDAIRYAVEDGRMAKIFEDHGLTYTQPDW; translated from the coding sequence ATGTTCAAACTTGCGCGACAAGCAGCGATCGCAGTCCTGGCTATGATCACCATGGCCGGGACTGATGCGTTTGCCCAGAACTGTGAAAATGTGCGTTTCGGCGATGAAGCGGAACGCAAACCGCAAAATGTAGGTCGCGATATCGTTGGCCGGAGTCTTGACGATATCCAGGAACGCGGGTCGATCAAAATCGCTGTTTATGAAGATTTTCCGCCATTTTCCTATAAGGAAAACGGTATCTTGAAAGGCGTAGATATCGAGATTGGCAAGCTGATTGCGGCAGACCTTGGCGTTGAGGCTCAGTTCATCGTCACGGCAGCTGATGAGAACGTCGATGGTGACCTGCGAAACAACGTCTGGCGCGGCAAGCTAATTGGCGGACAGATCTCCAACGTCATGCTTCATGTGCCTTATGATCGTGAGCTCGGTTGCCGGAATGAAATGGTGGTCCTGAACGGTCAGTACTACAACGAACAGCTTGCCATTGCTTACCGGAAGGACGCCTATCCGGAAGATCCACCCGTTCCTGCCTATTTCCGTTTTGACACTGTCGGCGTTGAAAACGACACTCTCTCTGATTTTTATCTGACTGGCTTCGCTCGAGGCCAGCTTGTGTCAAACATGCGCCGTTATCCAAGTGCGAGCGACGCCATGTCGGCCCTGGCGAACGGTGAGGTCATGGCAGTCATGGCACCTCTATCTCAGCTTGAGCACGATTTGACTGAGGGGTTGGCGGTGCACTCGCCCCCTTTCCCCGGATTGGCCAAGTCTTCCTGGACACTGGGGCTTGCGGTACGGCACAACTGGCGCCCGCTATCCTATGCGGTCGATGATGCTATCCGTTATGCCGTTGAGGACGGGCGGATGGCGAAGATCTTTGAAGACCATGGCCTGACCTACACGCAACCCGATTGGTAG
- a CDS encoding FAD:protein FMN transferase codes for MSVSGSSPAQSEVSVWRGRALGAEAEIRLFGGDNTKTGQAIAAARDTVLRMERLFSLYQPRSALNALNANGFLEMPPEFARLMSLVDKLHRQTDGLFDPTVQPLMVAQARADGELSATVRKALAAKVGWAKVQRQSSHLSFAVPGMAMTLNGIAQGFATDRVSEVLNAHGFAPHLVHIGEYRAGEQSAHIGIAGQQGEVLDSIQLFNSAVATSAPLGTRFENGNGHIVNPDLTKTIPSWRSVSVKAKTAAEADGLSTAIALTASPELAKQAVEIGLAQAIWLEATTGELLRF; via the coding sequence ATGTCGGTATCCGGAAGTTCTCCTGCGCAGTCTGAGGTGTCTGTCTGGCGCGGACGTGCACTCGGGGCGGAAGCGGAGATTCGGTTGTTCGGTGGCGACAACACCAAGACAGGTCAGGCTATCGCAGCAGCAAGAGACACTGTGCTACGGATGGAAAGGCTGTTTTCCCTTTACCAACCGCGATCCGCATTGAACGCACTCAATGCGAACGGTTTCCTGGAAATGCCGCCCGAGTTCGCCCGCCTGATGAGTTTGGTGGACAAGTTACATCGCCAGACTGACGGATTGTTCGACCCGACGGTTCAGCCCCTGATGGTGGCACAGGCGCGCGCGGACGGAGAGCTGTCAGCGACCGTCAGAAAAGCGCTCGCAGCGAAGGTTGGGTGGGCCAAGGTTCAAAGACAATCATCGCATTTGTCGTTTGCCGTACCGGGAATGGCAATGACACTGAATGGAATAGCACAGGGCTTTGCAACGGATCGGGTCAGCGAAGTCCTGAATGCGCATGGTTTTGCGCCCCACCTGGTTCACATTGGTGAATACCGTGCGGGGGAACAGTCAGCACATATTGGTATCGCCGGTCAGCAAGGTGAGGTGTTGGATAGCATTCAGCTTTTCAATTCGGCAGTCGCGACATCTGCGCCTTTGGGAACCCGTTTCGAAAACGGCAATGGCCACATTGTGAACCCGGATCTGACCAAAACCATCCCCAGTTGGCGATCTGTCAGCGTGAAGGCGAAGACCGCAGCTGAAGCTGACGGCCTTTCAACCGCGATTGCATTGACGGCATCACCCGAATTGGCAAAGCAAGCAGTAGAAATAGGCCTGGCGCAGGCAATCTGGCTCGAAGCGACCACGGGTGAATTGTTGCGTTTTTGA
- a CDS encoding 4Fe-4S binding protein, producing the protein MEEFQNRALGCLGGLAKHIVFAAAVLLLLLSASSAEELEREEAARYIEPPYQLGDLLEGGIYELINLDGRVSGYAFETEPLAPLPGFSGAPINLFVILTLEGRLIDVDIVSHNEPIFVSGLGEAPFQEFISQYKGYSITDSLVIGVPYGDQSSGSSLVYLDGVTKATASVRIAHETLLAAALKVAREKMQGIGGRAAAKPDLEHAEPLTWEQIVEEGIAGRRVVTNREVDDAFADSIWADDDPVAKDEPDEIYLDLWVVDLGPPAIAEAILEPDSLSQLRNFQELSPDDEPILVIDAGRHGLVTEDFVRNTSPNLITASQDGLPISLRDADLDVELRDGIPGEFAMVLRTDRRLGFNPIDEWSLSVRAVREHGSFRPEIGTVDFTVAHKTDERFFIKDEPPAPVPVWRQAMDARSGDLVVLAGGLAALVPLLLLGQSRLAGFRQYTLVRLAILAGVIGFVGWWGQGQLSIATVLGVVRSLFEGQSLAFLLYDPFSLLIWGVVLLTFVIWGRGFFCGWMCPFGAMQEFMHYLGRLLRLPQIQVPDRIDFWLVKLKYVILAGLLALAILAPTYLDTAIEVEPFKTAITTFFVREWYFVLYCVGLLLLSMVVFKGFCRYICPLGAVMAIGGFLRLRDWIPRRDVCGSPCQLCRVKCNYNAIKPTGGIKYDECFQCLDCVTIHDDDNQCVPLILAKRGRQL; encoded by the coding sequence ATGGAGGAGTTTCAAAACAGGGCGCTTGGCTGTCTGGGCGGGCTGGCAAAGCACATCGTCTTTGCCGCTGCGGTTCTTTTACTATTGCTCTCAGCAAGCAGCGCTGAGGAACTGGAGCGGGAAGAAGCAGCGCGTTACATCGAACCTCCCTATCAATTGGGGGACCTGCTTGAAGGCGGCATATATGAGCTGATCAACCTGGATGGCAGGGTTTCCGGCTACGCATTTGAGACGGAGCCTTTGGCACCACTTCCCGGTTTTTCAGGTGCCCCGATCAATCTGTTTGTCATTCTGACGCTGGAAGGGCGCCTGATTGACGTGGATATCGTTTCTCACAACGAACCGATCTTCGTCTCGGGGCTTGGCGAAGCCCCGTTTCAGGAATTCATTTCGCAATACAAGGGATACTCCATCACCGATTCACTGGTCATTGGTGTTCCCTATGGTGACCAAAGCAGCGGCTCATCGCTTGTTTATCTTGATGGTGTGACAAAGGCGACAGCCAGCGTGCGTATCGCTCATGAAACGCTGCTTGCTGCCGCGCTCAAGGTTGCGCGTGAAAAGATGCAAGGGATTGGCGGACGGGCAGCCGCCAAACCGGACCTTGAACACGCTGAACCGTTGACCTGGGAGCAAATTGTTGAGGAGGGTATTGCGGGCCGCCGGGTGGTTACCAATCGTGAAGTCGACGATGCGTTTGCAGATTCGATCTGGGCCGATGACGACCCCGTGGCAAAGGATGAGCCGGACGAAATCTATCTGGACCTCTGGGTGGTCGATCTCGGCCCTCCTGCAATTGCCGAAGCCATTTTAGAGCCGGACAGTTTGAGCCAGCTCAGAAACTTCCAGGAGTTGTCGCCGGACGATGAGCCGATCCTTGTGATCGATGCAGGGCGCCACGGCCTTGTAACTGAGGATTTTGTGCGAAACACCAGCCCCAATTTGATCACGGCAAGTCAGGATGGCTTGCCGATTTCATTGCGGGACGCCGATCTGGATGTCGAATTGCGGGACGGCATACCCGGCGAATTTGCAATGGTGCTGCGGACAGATCGCCGACTGGGTTTCAATCCGATCGATGAATGGTCTTTGTCAGTCCGTGCTGTCCGGGAACATGGGTCTTTTCGGCCTGAAATCGGAACAGTTGACTTCACAGTTGCACACAAGACAGACGAGCGGTTTTTCATAAAGGACGAACCTCCCGCCCCTGTTCCAGTATGGCGCCAAGCTATGGATGCAAGGTCAGGTGACCTCGTGGTGCTTGCCGGCGGACTTGCCGCGCTGGTGCCTCTGCTGTTGCTGGGCCAGTCGAGATTGGCTGGGTTTCGACAATATACCCTTGTTCGGCTCGCAATTTTGGCGGGCGTGATCGGTTTCGTCGGATGGTGGGGACAAGGGCAGCTTTCCATTGCGACCGTCCTTGGCGTTGTGCGCAGCCTGTTCGAAGGGCAGAGCCTGGCCTTCCTGCTTTATGACCCGTTTTCACTCTTGATCTGGGGTGTTGTGCTGCTGACATTTGTCATTTGGGGGCGCGGGTTCTTCTGCGGTTGGATGTGCCCTTTTGGCGCTATGCAGGAGTTCATGCACTATCTTGGCCGACTGTTGCGTCTTCCGCAGATCCAGGTTCCCGATCGCATCGACTTCTGGCTGGTCAAGCTCAAATACGTGATCCTTGCTGGCCTTCTCGCGCTTGCGATCCTGGCGCCAACCTATCTCGACACTGCCATTGAAGTGGAACCCTTCAAGACCGCGATAACAACTTTTTTTGTCCGGGAATGGTATTTTGTTCTTTATTGCGTCGGTCTGCTTTTGCTCAGCATGGTGGTGTTCAAGGGGTTCTGCCGCTACATCTGCCCGCTTGGGGCGGTGATGGCGATTGGCGGATTTCTGCGGCTGCGAGATTGGATTCCACGCAGGGATGTTTGTGGCAGTCCTTGTCAGCTATGCCGCGTAAAATGCAATTACAATGCAATCAAACCGACCGGTGGCATCAAATATGATGAGTGCTTTCAATGTCTTGATTGCGTGACCATTCACGACGACGACAATCAGTGCGTCCCGCTTATCCTTGCAAAACGGGGGAGGCAGCTTTGA
- a CDS encoding c-type cytochrome: protein MSIRDVFLAIAVVSLAQTAQASEVFEKAKITAGEMLYRVECRRCHAPNSNDPSYGPPLENIIGRGAGTFPDYDYSEALAASGIVWTPAALRAWMEDNTGFLPGTKMRHVGIQDRTVQDFILTYLASLAPQSDK from the coding sequence ATGTCAATCCGGGACGTATTTTTGGCAATTGCAGTGGTTTCACTTGCGCAAACCGCACAAGCATCGGAAGTCTTTGAGAAGGCCAAGATTACTGCTGGAGAAATGCTTTACAGGGTAGAGTGCCGGCGCTGCCATGCACCCAATTCGAACGACCCGAGTTACGGACCACCGCTTGAAAACATCATTGGCCGAGGAGCCGGGACGTTTCCGGACTATGACTATTCTGAAGCTCTTGCCGCTTCAGGCATTGTCTGGACCCCTGCTGCGCTTCGCGCCTGGATGGAAGACAACACCGGTTTTCTTCCTGGAACAAAGATGCGCCATGTCGGCATTCAGGACAGGACTGTCCAGGATTTTATCCTGACGTACCTTGCAAGCCTTGCACCACAAAGTGACAAGTGA
- a CDS encoding peroxiredoxin → MSLRINDTVPNFTAETDHGQITFHDWIGDSWAILFSHPKDFTPVCTTEFGAVAQLAAEWEKRGTKVIGVSVDSADDHKKWKADIEKVGGAAAGFPIIADEGLEVSKAFDMLPSEAYLPDGRTPADSATVRSVFIIGPDKQLKLSMTYPMTVGRNFAEVLRALDALQTTGKGVATPANWEVGQDVIIPATVSDEDAKAKFGSFETVLPYLRKTKVPA, encoded by the coding sequence ATGTCACTTCGTATCAACGATACAGTTCCGAATTTCACAGCTGAAACCGACCATGGTCAGATCACTTTCCATGACTGGATCGGCGACAGCTGGGCGATCCTGTTCAGTCACCCCAAAGACTTCACCCCGGTGTGCACCACTGAGTTCGGCGCTGTTGCACAGCTTGCAGCGGAATGGGAAAAGCGGGGCACCAAGGTGATCGGCGTGTCGGTCGACAGCGCGGATGATCACAAGAAGTGGAAAGCCGATATTGAAAAGGTCGGTGGTGCTGCTGCCGGTTTTCCGATCATTGCCGACGAGGGGCTGGAAGTTTCAAAGGCCTTCGACATGTTGCCGTCAGAAGCGTATCTGCCGGATGGGCGTACACCTGCAGACAGTGCGACTGTGCGTTCGGTTTTCATTATCGGACCGGACAAGCAGCTGAAACTGTCGATGACCTACCCGATGACGGTCGGCCGTAACTTTGCCGAAGTGTTGCGTGCGCTTGATGCGCTGCAGACAACAGGCAAGGGTGTTGCAACACCGGCCAACTGGGAAGTCGGTCAGGACGTAATCATCCCGGCGACCGTAAGTGACGAAGATGCCAAGGCAAAGTTCGGTTCGTTTGAGACCGTTCTGCCGTATTTGCGCAAAACCAAGGTTCCGGCCTAA
- a CDS encoding RraA family protein: MDTDLIDLLKSVDTPTVCNAIEVAEGGRGFNRFTRGTMLCSAPEAGAMVGIARTAKISALAPPTEPAEVIKARRMDYYRYMSEGPRPAITVVEDLDYPNAIGAFWGEINTTLHKGFDLAGTLTNGVMRDLGDLPEGFPVVAGSIGPSHGYVHVKEIDTPVKIFGLDIHPGELVHADRHGALVIPDAVLPNLANAIRKLLETEMLVLGPAREPGFNFEKFQAAWTAFEKART, from the coding sequence ATGGATACTGACCTCATCGACCTCCTGAAATCCGTCGATACCCCGACTGTCTGCAACGCAATCGAAGTCGCCGAAGGAGGGCGGGGTTTCAATCGCTTCACGCGTGGCACAATGTTGTGTTCCGCGCCAGAGGCCGGCGCGATGGTCGGAATTGCAAGAACGGCAAAGATCTCCGCTTTGGCACCGCCAACGGAGCCGGCCGAGGTTATCAAGGCTCGGCGTATGGATTACTACCGCTATATGTCGGAAGGTCCACGTCCGGCGATAACGGTTGTCGAAGACCTCGACTATCCAAATGCGATTGGTGCCTTCTGGGGGGAGATCAACACAACGCTGCACAAGGGGTTTGATCTGGCAGGCACACTCACCAATGGCGTCATGCGCGATCTTGGCGACTTGCCTGAAGGGTTTCCGGTTGTCGCCGGATCCATCGGCCCGAGCCATGGATATGTGCATGTGAAGGAAATCGACACGCCCGTGAAGATCTTTGGCCTTGATATTCACCCAGGTGAACTTGTGCACGCTGACCGCCACGGTGCACTTGTGATACCGGATGCGGTCTTGCCAAACCTTGCAAATGCCATCCGAAAACTTCTGGAAACAGAAATGCTGGTTTTGGGCCCTGCGCGCGAACCAGGGTTCAATTTCGAGAAATTTCAAGCCGCATGGACCGCGTTCGAAAAAGCGCGAACGTGA
- a CDS encoding alpha/beta fold hydrolase yields the protein MTPLVLLPGMMCDARLYGPQIAELSGKVPLHLAPVTGHASIGELAEEILQNAPSRFALAGLSMGGIVAMEVVRQAPERVARLALLDTNPRAELDEVKQGREPQIDKVRAGSLKDVMRDELKPNYLANGPRRQDVLDLCMNMALDLGAGVFERQSRALQTRPDQQKTLAAVACPTLILMGAEDRLCPLDRHELMHDLISGSTLTVVEGAGHLPTLEQPDAVNEAFKTWLEI from the coding sequence GTGACACCTTTGGTCCTGTTGCCCGGCATGATGTGTGATGCGCGTCTTTACGGACCGCAGATCGCCGAATTGTCGGGCAAGGTGCCATTGCATCTGGCGCCTGTGACAGGGCATGCGAGCATCGGTGAACTGGCCGAAGAAATCCTGCAAAATGCGCCTTCTCGTTTCGCGCTCGCCGGCCTTTCAATGGGCGGCATTGTGGCAATGGAAGTTGTCCGCCAAGCGCCGGAGCGCGTTGCAAGGCTTGCATTGCTCGACACCAATCCGCGCGCCGAACTCGATGAGGTCAAGCAAGGCCGTGAACCGCAGATAGACAAGGTCCGGGCCGGCAGCCTCAAGGACGTCATGAGAGACGAATTGAAGCCCAATTATCTGGCAAACGGACCGCGTCGCCAGGATGTCCTGGATCTCTGCATGAATATGGCGCTGGATCTGGGGGCTGGTGTATTCGAACGCCAATCACGGGCCTTGCAGACGCGGCCGGATCAACAGAAGACCTTGGCCGCAGTCGCGTGTCCGACCCTGATCCTCATGGGCGCCGAAGACAGGCTTTGCCCGCTCGACCGACACGAACTGATGCATGACCTCATAAGCGGATCGACTTTGACGGTCGTGGAAGGTGCTGGGCATCTCCCGACACTTGAACAACCTGACGCTGTCAACGAGGCGTTTAAAACCTGGCTGGAAATCTGA